In Bacillus sp. DX3.1, the following proteins share a genomic window:
- a CDS encoding 2Fe-2S iron-sulfur cluster-binding protein, with protein sequence MPNLTVLGVGTFDVKEGTKLVLALEDNGVHILHRCGGKARCTTCRVEIVAGDFCEPTHVEKNAITEKGIEDHLRLSCQMRVQTDLTVRPILTVENSGLDAGPRPAES encoded by the coding sequence ATGCCAAATTTAACAGTGTTAGGTGTAGGAACATTTGATGTGAAAGAAGGAACGAAATTAGTATTAGCACTCGAAGACAATGGTGTACATATTCTTCATCGTTGCGGAGGAAAAGCTCGCTGTACAACATGCCGAGTTGAAATAGTAGCAGGCGATTTTTGCGAACCTACTCATGTCGAAAAGAACGCTATTACCGAAAAAGGAATTGAAGATCATTTACGGTTATCCTGCCAAATGCGTGTACAAACAGATTTAACAGTTCGCCCTATCTTAACTGTGGAAAATTCAGGGTTAGATGCCGGACCAAGGCCTGCAGAATCATAA
- the rpiA gene encoding ribose 5-phosphate isomerase A: MDLKRSAGEYAANYVKDGMTIGLGTGSTVYWTIQKLGQLIKGGLSIQAVPTSIGTANLEKQLSIPLMSLSEVDKLDLTIDGADEIDTHLQLIKGGGGALLREKLVATSSEKLIIIADESKLISDLGTFPLPVEIVPFAWEHTVKRVQLLGCKPTLRLQNDKPFITDNGNLILDCVFPERITNPSNTHQRLKAITGVIETGFFIDMVHTAIIGTNEGVKRILPHHNNT; this comes from the coding sequence ATGGACTTAAAACGTTCAGCTGGTGAATATGCTGCCAATTATGTTAAGGATGGCATGACAATTGGACTAGGAACAGGTTCTACAGTATATTGGACGATACAAAAATTAGGTCAGCTGATAAAGGGTGGATTATCTATTCAAGCTGTTCCTACATCTATAGGAACAGCAAATCTGGAAAAACAACTGTCTATTCCGTTAATGTCCTTATCTGAAGTTGACAAACTTGATCTCACAATTGATGGAGCAGATGAAATTGACACTCACTTACAGCTAATTAAAGGCGGGGGTGGTGCTCTTCTTCGCGAAAAATTAGTCGCCACTTCGTCCGAAAAACTGATAATCATTGCAGATGAATCAAAACTTATTTCCGATTTAGGTACCTTTCCCCTTCCAGTCGAAATTGTGCCGTTTGCTTGGGAGCACACAGTAAAAAGGGTTCAATTATTAGGCTGCAAACCTACATTACGTCTGCAGAATGATAAACCATTTATAACAGACAATGGGAATTTGATTTTAGACTGTGTTTTTCCGGAACGCATAACCAATCCAAGTAACACACATCAACGTTTGAAAGCAATAACAGGTGTAATTGAAACAGGTTTCTTTATTGATATGGTACATACAGCAATTATCGGGACAAATGAAGGCGTTAAACGAATACTACCTCATCACAATAACACTTGA
- a CDS encoding nucleotidyltransferase domain-containing protein, with amino-acid sequence MEYELKKKITDYLVQEYKCHSIVIYGSYVNGDYTDESDIDVVCFSDEPTIKSNDTCILSDKQLDAWMYKTEKMNDVEEFLRIKGGEILLDDRGICSSFLHDIDELFHKGPKRLTLEEKQFLQSWVQKMYRRALKGDIEGDFRYHWLLVDSLEMYFNIKGIWFLGPKKSLSWLYENERDTYILFHNALQVQSNMNDLKRLVDCIMRL; translated from the coding sequence ATGGAATATGAATTGAAAAAGAAGATCACAGATTATTTAGTTCAAGAATATAAATGTCATTCTATCGTAATATATGGATCATATGTGAATGGCGACTATACAGATGAAAGCGATATAGATGTAGTTTGCTTTTCTGACGAACCAACAATAAAAAGTAATGATACGTGTATTTTAAGTGATAAACAATTAGATGCTTGGATGTATAAAACGGAAAAGATGAACGATGTAGAAGAATTTCTTCGTATAAAGGGAGGAGAAATTTTACTAGACGACAGGGGAATTTGTAGTAGTTTTCTTCACGATATTGATGAGTTATTTCATAAGGGGCCGAAACGATTAACACTTGAAGAAAAACAATTTTTACAGAGTTGGGTCCAAAAGATGTACAGAAGAGCTTTAAAAGGTGATATTGAGGGTGATTTTAGATATCACTGGCTTCTTGTAGATAGTTTAGAGATGTATTTTAACATAAAGGGGATTTGGTTTTTAGGACCTAAAAAATCTCTAAGTTGGCTTTATGAAAATGAACGAGATACTTATATTCTTTTTCATAATGCACTACAGGTTCAATCAAATATGAATGATTTGAAGCGATTAGTAGACTGTATTATGAGGCTATAA
- a CDS encoding DUF2809 domain-containing protein — MNDKRNRVIYAMLIIVVIILGLSSRKMANLFPDVVNAYVGDALWALMIFIGFGFIFSRMETKKVALLGISFCYLIEVSQLYHANWIDNIRETTLGGLVLGYGFLWSDLLAYAIGIGTGGVIEFLYRKTRI; from the coding sequence ATGAATGATAAACGGAATAGAGTAATATATGCGATGTTAATAATAGTTGTAATAATTTTAGGATTAAGCTCAAGAAAGATGGCAAATCTGTTCCCAGATGTAGTGAATGCCTATGTAGGTGACGCTCTATGGGCGTTAATGATTTTCATTGGTTTTGGTTTTATTTTTAGCAGGATGGAAACAAAGAAAGTAGCACTACTCGGAATATCATTTTGCTATCTAATTGAAGTAAGTCAACTGTATCATGCGAATTGGATCGATAATATTAGAGAAACAACATTAGGTGGATTAGTATTAGGATATGGGTTTTTATGGAGTGATTTATTAGCGTATGCGATCGGAATTGGAACAGGGGGAGTGATTGAATTTCTATATAGAAAAACTCGCATTTGA
- a CDS encoding ketopantoate reductase family protein — translation MRFLIVGAGAIGGYFGGRLAQKGEDVTFLVRSKKQKQLNDEGLTIKSIHGDFHTPVKTIGYEDPVQKYDVIIIAVKSYHLPQVQTDIAPYVGSKTVILPLLNGYEHFEHLQHAFGKETILGGLCFIETTLDEHGTVIQSSPRHDLVFGEWDGTYSDRAKRILSHFHDAGFNVTLSENIQRDIWHKYIFIASMSGVTTLMNAPIGPILSDENGQKIYRRLILEVTSIAKLVGAPVSEEVEEQTFQITLALSPSMKSSMQRDMEKNLSVEAQHLHGFLLAKISPTEENYPILQTVYSRLKIYESML, via the coding sequence ATGAGATTCTTAATTGTAGGAGCAGGAGCGATTGGTGGGTATTTTGGCGGACGTTTGGCCCAAAAAGGAGAAGATGTAACATTTCTTGTTCGTTCAAAAAAGCAGAAACAACTAAATGATGAAGGGCTAACGATTAAAAGTATACATGGAGATTTTCATACTCCAGTTAAAACAATTGGTTATGAAGACCCGGTACAAAAATATGATGTAATAATTATTGCTGTAAAATCGTATCACTTACCACAAGTACAAACTGATATTGCTCCATATGTAGGATCCAAAACAGTAATTCTTCCTTTACTTAATGGTTATGAGCATTTCGAACACCTCCAGCATGCATTTGGTAAGGAAACAATATTAGGAGGGCTCTGTTTTATCGAAACCACACTGGACGAGCATGGAACGGTAATCCAATCTAGTCCGCGACATGATCTTGTTTTTGGAGAATGGGATGGCACATACTCTGACAGAGCGAAACGAATATTGAGCCATTTTCATGATGCAGGATTCAATGTTACATTAAGTGAAAACATTCAAAGAGATATATGGCATAAGTACATCTTTATTGCTAGTATGAGTGGTGTAACAACGTTAATGAACGCACCAATTGGTCCGATCCTTAGTGATGAAAATGGACAGAAAATATATCGCCGTCTCATTTTGGAAGTGACTTCCATTGCGAAACTAGTAGGAGCTCCAGTATCCGAAGAAGTTGAAGAACAGACATTCCAAATAACCTTAGCTCTCAGTCCTTCCATGAAATCTTCTATGCAGCGCGATATGGAGAAGAACTTGTCTGTTGAAGCTCAGCATCTTCACGGATTCTTATTAGCAAAAATTTCTCCTACTGAAGAGAATTATCCGATATTACAGACTGTATATAGCAGACTGAAAATATATGAAAGTATGTTATAA
- a CDS encoding GNAT family N-acetyltransferase, whose protein sequence is MRIEPVTLDTVEEARQVIFTGFLDYFSEIDYSLNPDLHNVLQTYSEKGNMFVVGAVEKKIVCTGALYKEDEETARICRVSVLKDYRQRGLARQIVHFLEEKAYEWGYKQIVIETNLQWGKPIGLYKSLGYITTGTKDNQIHFRKHLM, encoded by the coding sequence ATGAGGATTGAACCTGTGACATTGGATACAGTGGAAGAAGCTAGACAAGTTATTTTTACTGGTTTTCTTGATTACTTTAGTGAAATTGATTACAGTTTAAATCCAGATTTACATAATGTTTTACAAACATATTCTGAAAAAGGGAATATGTTCGTAGTTGGGGCAGTAGAAAAAAAGATTGTCTGTACAGGAGCCTTATACAAAGAAGATGAGGAAACAGCTCGTATTTGTAGAGTATCTGTATTAAAAGACTATCGGCAGCGGGGACTTGCGAGGCAAATTGTACATTTCCTTGAAGAAAAGGCCTACGAATGGGGTTATAAACAAATTGTAATAGAGACAAATTTACAGTGGGGAAAGCCGATTGGTTTATACAAATCATTAGGTTATATAACAACAGGTACGAAAGATAATCAAATACATTTTCGAAAACATTTAATGTAA
- a CDS encoding MmcQ/YjbR family DNA-binding protein has product MFDTTRKYCLSKRKATEDSPEGWNATCMRINDKIFAILNNENGGQASITLKCDPEIALQVREEYPKTIIPGYHMNKKHWNTIYFDGELSQEEINKMIDWSYELVLKSFSKKKQKEILGQE; this is encoded by the coding sequence ATGTTTGACACAACGCGTAAATATTGTCTATCAAAGAGAAAAGCGACTGAAGATTCTCCAGAGGGGTGGAATGCTACCTGTATGAGAATCAATGATAAAATATTTGCGATTTTAAATAATGAAAATGGGGGTCAAGCTTCAATAACATTAAAATGCGATCCAGAGATTGCACTGCAAGTAAGAGAAGAATACCCTAAGACGATTATCCCAGGTTATCATATGAATAAAAAGCATTGGAATACTATTTATTTTGATGGGGAGTTAAGTCAAGAAGAAATAAACAAAATGATCGATTGGTCTTATGAATTAGTATTGAAATCTTTTTCAAAGAAGAAGCAGAAAGAAATTCTAGGTCAAGAATAA
- the iscB gene encoding RNA-guided endonuclease IscB, whose translation MSYVKISKRILPSELHYVEVEDNVQPVTEKRAFSIEKERRLASPSIQSRTDNIIHWIETFKSLLPSPKVIVEVGKFDIQKLKNPDIQGKAYQQGDAFGFWNTRYYVFARDHYTCQICKKKGGILHTHHIIERHKGGSDMAENLVTVHEDCHGKFHQGKIKHVFKEPKQYKETAFMNILRLQIMKRLDCEITYGSYTTPKRKELRLSKTHYNDAIAITNPKQLQKYQQSGEFRIKQFRKKKRSLHEATPRKGRKTKNRTAKRNNKNTPYVNGIYLGDKVKVFEQVGFVTGFTGKMVYVQDIDGHYIQNPAKSYKQVNISDIECKHHNNNWQFLQVS comes from the coding sequence TTGAGCTACGTCAAGATATCAAAGAGAATCTTACCCTCAGAGCTACATTACGTAGAGGTAGAAGACAACGTACAACCCGTTACCGAAAAGCGCGCTTTCTCAATCGAAAAAGAAAGAAGGCTGGCTTCCCCATCGATTCAAAGTCGAACCGATAACATCATTCATTGGATTGAGACATTCAAATCGCTATTGCCTTCACCAAAAGTCATTGTAGAAGTCGGCAAGTTTGATATACAAAAACTAAAGAACCCTGATATACAAGGGAAAGCGTATCAACAAGGAGACGCATTTGGCTTTTGGAATACAAGATACTATGTATTTGCGAGAGACCATTATACATGTCAAATCTGTAAGAAAAAAGGTGGCATTTTGCACACGCACCATATAATTGAGCGACATAAGGGTGGTTCAGATATGGCAGAGAACCTCGTGACAGTACATGAAGATTGCCATGGAAAATTCCATCAAGGAAAAATTAAGCACGTTTTTAAGGAACCAAAACAGTATAAAGAGACCGCCTTTATGAATATTTTGCGGCTTCAAATCATGAAGCGTTTAGATTGTGAGATCACGTATGGCAGTTACACAACACCGAAGCGAAAAGAATTAAGATTATCAAAAACACACTATAACGATGCCATTGCGATTACCAATCCGAAACAATTACAAAAATATCAGCAAAGTGGTGAGTTTCGCATCAAACAATTTAGAAAGAAAAAGCGTTCTCTTCATGAAGCAACTCCAAGGAAAGGAAGAAAAACAAAAAATAGAACAGCGAAAAGAAACAATAAAAATACGCCTTATGTAAATGGAATTTATCTAGGTGATAAAGTGAAAGTGTTTGAGCAAGTAGGATTCGTGACAGGATTTACAGGGAAGATGGTGTATGTGCAAGATATAGATGGTCATTATATACAAAATCCTGCTAAATCTTATAAGCAAGTGAATATATCGGATATTGAATGTAAACACCACAATAACAACTGGCAGTTCTTACAAGTCAGTTAG
- a CDS encoding RRXRR domain-containing protein, producing MRVFVKNLRGEPLMPCSTRKARLLLKQGKAKIFRHTPFTIQLQYATGETLKPVTIGVDSGAKYVGVAITTEEKY from the coding sequence ATGCGTGTATTTGTCAAGAATTTACGAGGAGAACCGCTCATGCCTTGCAGTACTCGTAAGGCACGGCTTCTTCTTAAACAAGGAAAAGCTAAGATTTTTAGGCATACACCGTTTACAATTCAATTGCAGTATGCCACCGGTGAAACATTGAAACCTGTTACAATTGGTGTCGATAGCGGTGCAAAATATGTGGGGGTCGCGATTACAACAGAGGAAAAGTACTAG
- a CDS encoding DUF952 domain-containing protein: protein MITKVMNHKDWEKGKTTGEIIEDSLREEGFIHCSSLEQSTEVAKKYFSNETEIVLLVIDPDLVKAEIKYEVASNGQKYPHIYGVLNVDAVVNVIAFRKENGAFVLPATLDYK from the coding sequence ATCATCACAAAAGTTATGAATCATAAAGATTGGGAAAAAGGAAAAACGACAGGTGAAATCATTGAAGATTCTCTTAGAGAGGAAGGGTTTATTCATTGCTCAAGTTTAGAGCAATCTACTGAAGTTGCAAAGAAATATTTTAGTAATGAAACAGAAATAGTACTATTAGTAATCGATCCAGACCTTGTTAAGGCGGAGATAAAATATGAAGTGGCTTCCAATGGACAGAAGTATCCGCATATTTACGGTGTATTAAATGTAGATGCTGTGGTGAATGTGATAGCATTTCGTAAAGAAAATGGAGCCTTTGTTTTACCAGCTACACTAGATTATAAGTAG